DNA from Flavobacterium aestivum:
GTTATAGTTTATCGCAAAAGCAAACCAATCTTTAGGGTCTGTATCTTGTTGCAAATTGATAATTTTGTTTATCCCCGTAAGCCAGCCTCTAATGTTGTAGCTGTAATCTACTTTTTGCAATGGCGTGCCGCTGTTGTTCCCTACTTTTTTACTGCTTAGTTGCCCCAAATCATCATAGGTATTGGCTGCCAATAGCTGGATTGCTCCACCATTTATCTGGTGAGTGTGTGTGAGCAAAAGCCCTTGCGGAGAATAAGTGAAATCTTCTTTTACGACAAGTTCTGCATCACCAGTGGCACGTTTGTGTTTGGTTATGGTATAGAACGGTTTACCGGTAAAGTCCAGTTTACTGTCCGTATAGCTATAACCTCCCAAATGATTTTGGGTATAACTGCGTATAGGTTTGGCTTTGCTGTCATAAAAGGTAGAGGTAGTCTCACCCAAATTTTCAGTTGATGATGTAAGTACTCTTGTCCAACTGCCCGTAGCAAGACCTTTGGCATTAGCCAAAACGTTTTGTCCTTCTATCGTAGTAGGAACTGTTCTTATATTATTCTAAAAATTAAAACTTCTTTAATTAAAGGTTTTGTTATTAGTAAGTTGTATATTTAGTTTCGATGTAAGTTCTTAAATTTAATTATCTAAAATTATATTCATTATGAAAGTATTATTTACTTCAATTTTTATTGTTTTATCCAGTCTTCCAAAGAATAATACTGATAGTGTTTATATATGTATTAGTAAAACAGCCAGTAAATATCATCTTACTACTAACTGTAGAGGTCTAAATCAATGTACACATGAGGTTAGAAAAGTTAGTTTGAAAGAGGCAAACGAACTTGGCTATAAAGAATTGTGTGGATGGGAAAAATAATTTAACGAAGCCCATAAAAAAACCTCGCATTTCGCGAGGTTTCTTCTTTTTATCCTTTATTTAAATTATTGATATTTTTCAATACGTTAGAAATATAAAACCGCATATTACTAACTTTGAAATACTACCGATTTATTCAATACCCATAATTTCCTCTCTTTTAATTACTAAATATTTTGGTAAATAGTCATTCCTTACAACTTGATAACCATTTAAATAAAAATAGTACGATATAGTCATAATTTCATTCGGAGATGTTTCTTTTGAAATATTCAAGATATAAGAGCCTTTTTCAAAATCTTCTTTTTTACTATATTTTTTAAAAAAAGTTTCAAACGTTTGGTCCTTATATTCATTCTCAATCGTTTTACTCAATTTAAAAATTTTATACGGAATGTTATCAAAAACAGTTGTATTGAGCTGAATATTGTGATTTAAAACATCTGATAAAAATTCGTTATAACTCTTGAATATTGATTTATAATGATAATTGTATACATAATTTAGATAATCAGCATTCGTTATAATTATTTGCTGGTTTTTTGACAGAACAAATAGATCTAAATTTCCAAATTTAGAAGGGATTTTATAACTTCCTTCTGATAGTTTATTTATAACTTCATTTGATATTATCTCTTTCTTTTCCACACAAGAAGAAAAAATTGATACTAAAAATATAATAAAAATACACTTTTTCATTTTTAACTATTTAAATTTATTACTAGGCGGTTCTTTTAAGTCTTTAGGATCAATAGGTTTACCATATTGTGTCCTTTCAAGTTGTTTTAATGTTTTTCTCATAAGATTTTCAAAAAATACAGCTCTTATTTCCGATGGATCTTTTTCATTATTTTCTGTGTCATCAGCCATATTTCCTATATCATAATCGAATTGATGTCTCATTTCGTGTGCAACTGCTGCATCATCTGAATCAGTAGTTCCTTCAGTTTTTTCATACTCTGCGTCATCCTCTTTAGAAAAATGATATGATGTACGTGTACCCACTGGTGAATTCTTATCTGATGTACTTGGTATACCATATGCACTGACGGCACTTTTATAACCTGTCTCTACGTAATGATGAAGTTTACTTGTTTCAAGCTTATGTAATACTCCTTTTAGTCTAGAATCATTTGATTTTTCAATTTTTCTATATGTTGACAAAACTTTATACATAGTAGGGTCAACACTTTCCTTTCCAGGATTATATCTTCTAGAGTATTTTCCATTTGCATCTAATTCATAAAAATTTCCTTTGCGATATTGAAAATTTCTTGCTTGATCTCCTTTTGTAACAATAAATATTATATCTCTACCGTCGGGGTCAATTGCATTTGTTGGATTATTAGCTACATAAGCATAAGGAGATAATGAAGAAAACTTTTCTGCTAATGGGTCAATACCCCACCAAGTACAATCTGCAGGGTCATAAAGTCTCGCCCCATAGTCATACATGTTAAGTCCAAGCTCATCTTGTAATTCCTTACCGCCAAAGAGTCGCTTTTGTGCGGGATTTGTTGAAGTTACGGTAGAATTATATCCTTGATGTTTTAAGCCAAAAGGGTAGTAATGACTCTCCTCGATAATCTCACTATTGGTAATAGCTCCATCTCCATTGGCATCTCCATAGCTCAACCTAACATTCCCTAAATGGTCTTTGTACTGGAACACATATTTATAAGAACTTCCGTTAGGCTCTACGTAACCTTCCGCCGTTGGGAAAAATTGCAACACATTGTCTTTGTACTGGAACCCGCCCAAATAATTGGTAGTTGTAACAGTTGGTGTTGGCAACAAAGAATTAACCGTTTTCTGTACTTTTAGCCCAGCCGAGTTGTAAATATAGGCAATAGTATTTCCAGTTCCAAATGTTATTTTAACAGGAAGATTCAAATGGTTGTACACAATATTGGTAATGTTCTTGTTTTTATCGGTAATCATGTTTCCATTCGAGTCATAACTATAATCATCACCTGTTTTGTTACCATCAATAAAACCTTGACTGTCATTACCCGCAGGGCTGTCAGTTACTTTGGTAAGTTGGTTAGAGTTCGCATTGCTGTAATCATACGCTAAATCATCTATCTGAAAAATTATAGATGGTGCATCGCTGCCACCAAATCTTTGCAGAGAGGTGATATTACCATTTTTATCGTAACTCAAGCTCTCATTATAGGCACCCGAAACCGGAATATTCTCCCCAGGTTTTTGGTAAATGGCCTTTTTTAATCTATTAAGATCATCGTATTGATACCCATAGGAACGGAGTGTGCCATCAGAGTTAGATCGCCAGAATGTTTCGGCTATATTGCCGTTATACAATGGCTTTAGATTTGCTACACTTCCTGCTACAACATTGTAGTTTATTTTGAATCCAAACAAATCTTTTTCCGTAGTATTCAAAATCAAGTTGTTGCTGGAATCGTTGTTGATTCCTGTCATCCAGCCTCTTATGTTGTAGGTGTAGTCTATTTTTTGCAATGGAGTACCGCTGTTGTTCCCTACTTTTTTACTGCTTAGTTGCCCCAAATCATCATAGGTATTGGCAGCCAATAGCTGAATGGCACCACCATTTATCTGATGGGTATGTGTGAGTATACGTCCTTGCGGAGAATAGGTGAAATCCTCTTTTGTGACAAGTTCAACATCGCCAGTAGTTCGTTTATGCTTGGCTATAGTGTACAGCAATTGCCCTGAAAAATCCAGTTTGCTATCAGTACTAGTATATCCATCTAAATAGTTTTGGACATAGCTGCGTATAGGTCTTGCCTTAGCATCATAGAACGTAGTAGAGGTTTCTCCTAAAGATGTTGAAGCAGTGGTTAATACCCTTGTCCAACTACCAGTTGCAAGACCTTTGGCATTAGCCAAAACCGTTTGCCCTTCTATAGTAGTAGGAATAGTGGGTACATTAGGGAATGTGTAATTGTCATAATAATTAACCGTAAGTAGTTTAATGCTCGTAGGGGCAACAGTATTGCTATAATACGCCTGAATCCCATCTATAGCACCCGAAGTTTGTTTGGTCTCAAACAAAACTGTGGCATTATTTTGAGCATTCTGCAGGGTAGTTCGGCTCAAAGCATCCGCAGTAGAATTTGACCAACCAGTGTAAACGGGTCTGCCAAAAGCATCATATTTAGTAATGAGCCAACCCACCGCAGTATCATCCTTAAATGGTGAATTTGCAGGACCTGTGGCAACGGGTCTGTCCAGTTTATCGTATACAATAAATTCCCATTGTTTGCCCGGTATTTTTTTCTCGACCAAACGGTTGCGATAATCGTATTTGTACTGGTAACACAATCCGTCTAGTACTTCCTGATTTATGGTTCCGTCAGCCTTTGGCGGAATTACATAGGTTAAATTGCCATAAGTGTCATATACATAATGCGTATCGTGTTTGGTTCCGGATTCGTAGGTTCTCTTTAGGATTACCTTGCCCTCTTTGTTTTTAAACTCAACTGTACTTCCTCCGTTTTCGGTAGGATTGGCAGAACTGTTCTCATCATACGTAACCGTTTTGATTAGTTCACTGGCAGCATAATTTCCATCTTCAGACAAGGCAATATCAAACAATCCAGATCCGGCATTCCAGTTTGCGGCAGCGCGATAGAGTTTTACTTCGGTATCCGTATTGGTCTGATAATCCATCTTGATTTCGTGACCACCATCCATAGCCCAATCATTACCCGGAGCCGCTTGTTTTATGACTCTGCCTAGAGGTGATAATTCTAATTTCTTTTCAGAAAAAGGATTGGCTGTATTTTCATATTTCTCTGCACTGTAAAAAGTAATGGCATTTTCTGCTGCATTTGCGTCATAAGCCATATTACTGGAATTTGCTGCATATGGCAGGTATTCCTTGGTTGGTCTGCCAAAATCATCGTAACCGGTAGAGGTTATTATATCCTTTCCTGCTGTAGATTGCTTATTGGCAATTTGTTGCACGGGTCTTCCCAGTCCGTCGAAATACGTAATATTCACTAGCGCTTTTTCAGGAGTTGGTCCCTGTAAAATAGTATTTGTAGGCTCTTTATAAGTAGTCGTTATAATATAATTGTAGTCTGATGAAGGGGAAGCCAAACTACTGCAATCTGGGCTTGTTCCTGCTATTGTTGGACAATTATCCGAGTAATTGGCAACATACTTTCCGGCTGGTGGTGTACATTGTTGTACAAAATTTGATGGGTCACCCAGTCCGTCCTGTTCATTGTCTGCATACCATTTGGTATTAGGATTAAGATCGCCGTTCGAATCATCACAATCGGTATTATTAGCCACATAACCCGTAGGTTGAATGCTATAGTAAAGAGTTATGTTAGGATTCCCAAATGTATCTTTATCAAAATCCTTATAAAAAGTTTGTGGTGGGATATTGGTAATAAACTCATTTCTATCATTATAATCACTGGCATTGGTCACATAGCCCGTTGGTTGAAGACTATAGTACAAACTCACGTTTGGATTCCCAAAAGTATCTTTGTCATAATCCTCATAAAAATTTCGGGGTTGAATGTTGATGATATTTCCCGTTCTGTCGTCATAATCACTGGCATTGGTTACATAGCCCGTAGGCTGATTGCTATAGTATACACTTACGTTGGGATTCCCAAAAGTGTCTTTATCATAATCCTCATAGAAAGTTCGAGGGGGAATATTGGTAATATTTCCCGTTCTGTCATCATAATCAGCATTATTGAGTACATATTTGTAAGGTTTGTTACAACTTGAAACTGTGACAGCCGGATCACCAAAAGTATCACCATCATTATCATAATACCATACCCTAACGGTGTATACCGTTACATCGTAGTCATTACAATCATCCGCTGTATCTACATACCTATCAGGTTTTGTACAGCTTTGTTTAGTTTGTGATGCAGCTCCATGTCCGTCGCCATCATTATCAAAATACCATATAGTATTTGGTTTTATGAACCTATTTCCGTCATCGCAATCTCCAGACTCGCGAGCGTAACCTACCGGTTGTGTACAACTTTTAACAAAATTGTTGGTTACACCAAAACCATCGCCATCAACATCGCGATACCACATTACATCTGGATGCACATTAACATTACTGTCATTACAATCCCCACCCTTGAGAACATAGTCATGGTTAAGTGGAGGAGCGCATCCAAAACGAGAACCTGCACCTGCACCAAAAGTATCATGATCGCTATCAATATACCAAACTGTATTGGGATTTAAGTCGTAATCAGAATCATTACAGTCATCACCATTGTCTGTATATCCTGCGGGTCTGGTACAGCTTAAGACTGTTATCTCACGAACTCCGAAATTATCGCCATCTACATCTCTGTACCAAACTGTATTGGGGTTTATAGCGACATTTCCGTCATTACAATCTAAATTATTAGTTACATAACCATCAGGTTTTACACTACAGTATACCGTTACAGTTGGACTCCCAAAAGTATCGGTATCATAATCCCTGTAAAAAGTTTGTGGAGTAATATTAGTAATCGCTCCATTGGCATCATCGTAATCCCATGGATTTATTACATAATCAGCAGGTTGTATACAACCGATTATAGTAATTGAACGATTCCCATAACCATCGTGATCCCCATCACGATACCAAACAGTAGTTGGTTTTATAGCTGCATTATTATCATTACAATCTAAATTATTGGTAACATAGTTAGGAGGTGCTATACTATAAAATACCCTTACGTTGGGATTACCAAAAGTATCCCCATCTGAATCGTGGTAAAAATATTGGGTAGGGGCTACATTGGTAATATATTTATTGGTATCATCCAAATCATCCCCCTCAGCTACATACCCATCAATTTTGGTTGCACTCAGTCTGGTTCTTATGGGATCTCCAAATCCATCTTTATCACTATCCCTATACCATGTAACAGGACGATCACCTCCTCCACCAGGAGGTGGTGCTGCCATTGGCATAGGCGCAGCTAATACTTTTTGATTGTTTTGGGAATATCCTATTGTAGCTAAAAACAGCAAAAAGAAGATAAATGTAATTTTTTTCATAATTCTGTTTTTAGTTTTTATAATGGTATTGGTTCTCAGTTACAATTTTTCCCTGACTGTCTTTTACCACTTTCAGGCGATTAAATGGGTCATATTCATAATATGTTGTTAGGCCTTTAGGATCAGTTACTGTACTTATTCCCACTAATGGTATATAGGTAAAGGTGGTTATCATTGCGTTTGGTAAATTATTTCTAAATGTTTCCTCATTAGTCGCATATGCTGCGATCGCCTGATCGTAAGTTGCATTTTCAACTTTGGCAATTGGCTTGGTTTTATTGTATCCCCAGATAATGGCCACTGGTGTGCCGCTCTCTAAGGTATATTGGAGAATATTACCCACGTCATCGTATTTGTCGTATGTAATTTTTCTTTCCAGAGAATTTGCCGTTGGCAACGAATTAGGAAATTTGGCAGCATAAATAAACTTTGGCAATAGCAAATTAGCTGTCGTGGCATCCTTTGCAAATTCTGTTTTTTGCTCGGATAGTTTGACACCTCCTCTGTAAGTTTCTGTTTTTAATGGAGTATCAATTCTATTACTCTCTTTCATATCCAGTACAAAAGGTTCTGATGCCATAGCTAAATCGAGAGGATAATAATATTTGGTTTCTAATGTTTCCTTTAAGGAGGATTTGGTGCTTTGCGATGTCATTTGTAGATGCGATGGATTAGTATACCCGTAGGTTGTTGTTGTTTCTACGGGATTTAATCCGTTAAGATCGTATTTTTTGGATACTGACGATTGCAGATAAAACCAATATGATTTTGTTGCATATTCTACTATACTCAAATAATCGATAGCATCTACAACTGCGAAGAGATCACTAAAATGTTTTCGAACATTATAGTCCTTAACTTCCTTGCTATAAGAAGGATCCAGCTTATAATTGTTTTCATTCTCGGCTACAACCACTATTGAAGCAGTACCATTTTTTTTCTGAAATACCTGTGATTTTATCTCCAGACCATTATCCCAACCAAAATTGGTTAACGGAGCACTTTTAATATCAACTGTCCCTAAAATTCTACTACTGCCATTGTTTTGACCGTTAGCATCCAAATCATCTTCCCAATTATCTCTGTGCACAATAAATTCTTTCATTTCTCCACCATTCTCAAAAGCATCTCCACCTTCACTAACCGTTACATACTTATAAAAGCAATTACTGCTTCCTGTATCAAACAAGGAAATTATACTACTGGAACTAACCACAAGATTACTGTTATCTGACATAAAAGTGCTACCAGGACCACTTTGGCACAATCTTCTTAGAAGTTCTATATCAATATAAAGAGGCGCTTTTCCTTTATCTCCAGATGAATGGGTGAGATCACTTTTTGAGGCATAATAATAGCGCTTATAGTTCGCTCTAGCTGATGCCTCTGCAAAATCTTTGGTTGATTTAATGCGTACACCACCCGTTTCTAAATTTGTAGATATCTTTTCTGGTGCTGTTTTATAATAGGTCATCTCAACCCATGCTGAAGCGCGAAGTCCGCTTTTAAGTAGACTAACTGTATACAATTTACCTGCTTCAGCATCAAAATAAACAGTATTGGTGACTTTTTTTATAACGGTATAAGCGCCTTTATAATAATAGGGAGTGCCAAACTGAGAGATTTGATAGAAATCCAAAAAATTTCCAGAATTTTCATCCTTTATTTGCATGGAAGCACTGTAATGTCCCGTATCACGCGGATCTGGAATTAGAACACCATTGTCATCATATTTGGGCTCCTCTTCGTTTGAATAATAAACATAGCCCGAAAATTCAATTCTCTGATTAATAGGCGAGGTAAAAGTAAAGGTACCTTTTTTTGGAGTATCATCTATACCATCATTATCTTCATCTACAAAGGGAAGATCAATTTTTTCTACTGTTTTTGCAGGATAAGTTGTTTTTTCCCCCCAGTAGGTATTACTCTCATAATCAAATTCGGTAAATCCTTTAGTAGGATAAATGATTTTACTGAGCAAACCAATCTTGGCAAAATTGGCATTGGGTTCTTTATCCGCTCCGTTATAATCGATATCATTTAAACCATACTCCCTTATGTTTTTGGGTACTAAATTGGTATTACTGTTTTTCCCATTGTAATATCCCCAATGATCTTGGCTTGTTGCAAGTCTCTTGGGAAAACCGTTCGGATTGATGTACTCAAAAGCATATTTTTTAGTCGGGTCAATACATGTAATGTCTTGCAAAAACACACGCGCATTGGGCGTTTTTAAATAATTGAAGTTTATTTTTTCAATCACAAGGCCATTAGCGTTGAATTGGGTGATAGTATTAATTTTGCTATTGCCATTGACTTCTTCATTAACTCCCGAAGCTGTATAATCGAAAGTAACATACCCATCACTGTTATTATTACTGTATATCTTATTCACTCTTTTGCCGATAACATTCATATTAAAAGAAACAATGGCACTAAGAGTTGGAGCATTAGTATACGTACTCCCATCACAACCATTTTGTATTTGAGGATACGACATACTTAATGTTTGGGAATTGGATGCGATGTAATCCATATTGGCATCCTCATAGCTAAGATATATTTCCGAGCCGTTGGGATGCACTATTTTACTTAAATACCATGCTGTGTTGGAACCACTTATTACTGAATGTCCTGCACCCATATTCCTAAAAGTGGTCATTTCTTTTTCCGTAAAATAATATTTAACGCCATTGGTGGTTGTCAGTAGAAAATCGGCATTATCCGTTCCGCATCGCGCTATTTTTATTTTTTGATGGTTTACTAAAACCGGTACATTGTTTTTATCATATACAAATTTCCCCGAATTGCCATTAAAATTAAAAGAATAGATATCCCTTTCCGTATCGGCATTATCCTGTCCAGCAGCTTTGTAAAATTGTAATTTTTCTGCATCGGTTGCGGTTGATAAATTATCAGGCGGATAAACCCCAGTTTGGGTATCATCGGATTTATCCCTTACCGTTCTGGTGATAACCCCTCCAAAATTAAGGTTCCAACCCAATCCTACATTCGAGGCAACTTCATCTACCTTTATTCCGTTAGAACCATAAAAAAGCGATAGAGGTGATTCTAAATCTTTAGTCTTAAAAGTAATCAGCGGAACCGAAATATTTGCTGCTCCTGTAAACGTACCGACAGGGACATTGCCATATTTGCCCAATTCTCCCGCAGTAGGAGAGGGTGGGGTTATGTTGGGAAGGAATTTACCTGTATCTTGCGCAACTGCATTTAGACATGCAAAAATGAACAACAGGAAAAAGACATATTGACTCCTGTTGTTGGTAGTATATATAGTACTCATTGTGTTTTTTAATTTTTTCCTTTTTTTATTATTTTCACTCCATCACTCTGTACATTGGTTTTTATGTTCACCACATATATTCCTTCGGGATATTGACTTAAATCTATTGGTACGGTTCGCTCTTTGACAGGGAATCGTTGTAATATACGACCTGCTATATCTACTACTGTAGCTGTTCCGTCTTCAAAATCATAGCCTATAATAATGTTGGTAAATGCCTGTGCGGGATTAGGAATGGCCTCTACGCTTGTTTTTACTTTTTCTAGTTTGGTTTTGTCTTTGAGTTTTACTACCCAAAAATCATTTCCGCCTATATTTCCGTTTTTATCCTTAGAGGCGTTAGAGTTTGAGGTTCCAGCCATAAGATAGCCGCCATCTCTTGTTTCTATTAGTTTGCGTAGTATGTCTTCTCCGCCGCTTCCTACTGTTTTCTTCCAGGTTTCTTCGCCTTTTTCATCTATTTTTAAGGCGATGTAGTCATTAATTCCTTCTCTGTCTTTATTGATGAGATTAGTTGCTTTTCCAACCAGACCTTCTCTAGGTTGTTTGTTTTCGCTTTGGGCGTATCCGCCAATGAGATAGGTATGGTCTTTATTCTCGACCAATGAGGTTAAAATATCGACTTTCCCAAAATCGTAGGTTTTGCTCCAGAGAACTTCGCCTTTTTCATCCAGTTTGAGTACCCAGTAATCGGTTCCATTTCCTACGTTGCCTCCCAAAGTGGTAAGTGGTTGTGTACTGTTAGAATTTCCTCCCAGTATATAACCGTTATCCTGAGTCTGATGAATAGCATACAATTGGTCGTCTCCATTACTACCGTATGTTTTTTGCCACTCTATAATTCCGGCATTATCAATTTTTATAACCCAATAATCTCCTATTCCTTTATTAGGCTCGGTTTTGTCTCCGGATCGAGTTGAGTTTGAATATCCTCCTATAATATATCCGTTATCTTGGGTTTGTTCCATGCTTCTAAGTAAATCGGCATACTCACCTCCATACGTTTTTTGCCACTCAACAACTCCTGATTTGTCGAGTTTAACAATCCAATAGTCCATGTTGCCACGACTTTTTTCGGATTTGGCACACAAATCAGGTTTAGCGTCTAATGGTACTGCATGAAGAGCATTTTTTTCTTCTGCCGGACTTGAGCTGGAGGAACCTCCTAGCATATAACCGCCATCTTTGGTCTGAAAAGCGCATACCAGTTCATCCTGACTGCTGCCGCCTATGGTTCTTTGCCATTGCTCTTCGCCTTTGGCATTAAGCTTAACTACCCAAAAATCCGTTACGCCTCTACAAGAGTCTTTTTTCTGAAAATCTTTTGATGAACTGGAAGTACCAGCAAGAATAAAGCCACCATCTGTGGTGTTTTTTATGCTTTGTAATAAATCGAATCCGCTGCCCCCGATGCTTTTTTGCCAGTCGAGTTCGCCTTTTTCATCCATTTTCCAAATCCAGTAATCAAGATCTCCGTGATTGTTATCTGTTTTATTTCCGCTTTTGTCAGAGAGAGAGCTTCCAGCGAGTATAAAACCATAATCGGCTGTGGGTTGTGCATCAAAAAGATAATCGGCATGTTTGCCTCCATATGATTTTTCCCAAAGTATGTCCTGAGAGTGTATCAGTAGGGGGAAAAAAAGTAGGGGTAATAAGTATTTTTTCTTCATTTTTGAGTGGTATTACTATAAAAAAAGTGCTGTTTTTCGCACTAAGGTTAGGTGTTTGTAATTTGGCGCAAGGATATGCCCTATTATTGGCATATACAATACCCACATTTAGTGATATTTTTAATTTTTTTCAATGATTTGGAGTCTCTAACAACTTTTCTTACAGTAAATTATAAATTACAAAAACTTTACTTACTCCTTAAAAAGATACATTCAATTTAATATTTATGTATTGGAGAGCTTTTGGTATGCTTTGGGCAAGATGTTTTTATGAAATTGAAATGTAACTGTTTGATAGATAATATGTATTTGAAAAAAAATCCGAATGTTATTGATGAGATTTCTATACTGCCCCTAAAAGTGATTTTTTTTTGTGGGCAGTATAGATAAAACTTTTTTTAATCATAGAACGGTGCTGTGATTATGATGAAAATAGTTTCTCATTATGTGTAGCTATTCGCGACAATTTTTATAAGTCCAAACCTTTTGCTTTGTTAGGGTAGGATTTCAATAATCATAATGATAAATATTTGTGATTAAAAGAAATAAAGTAATAAGGACACCAGCCCCACAAATTACAATGAGTACATCAATAATTAAGAGCGTGTGTTTTGAGTTAAATAGTTTCATTATAGATTGTTTTTTTGGTGAAACGCTTTACTCATTAAATCAGGTTTTGAGGGTTTTTGGTGGTTGATGCTTTTAATTGTAGATTTGTCGTGCATAACATTAATCTGTTTTAAGGTTAATAAATTTGTTTATGAACCGGAGTTCCAGCTTCGGTTTATTTTTTGTTTAAAATAGCTTTGCGTTGCAAATGTTTTTTTGAGGTTTCGTATAATCTTTTTTGATATAATTCAAAGAGTGCGTCTTCAATATCTTCATTAGAGTTTCTGCCGTTAAAAACATGATTTATATAGGACTGTCCGTAAGGAATACCGTTTTTTCTAACTATTCCTTTGCTTTTCAATATGGCTTGTACGTCTTTTGAATAGCTGTTTTTAAAGACTTTCTTCATTTTTTTTCTCTCAGTAATTGTTATCATAGGTAAGTACTGTTTTTTGTGACATATTTATTTTAACTTTACTACGGCGGTGCTATTTTTCTTGCATCTCAAAGATATATCATTTATTAATATGTTGTATCAAAAATAATATAAAAATTTTAAAAAAATGCAAACAGAGGGAGAAAGATTGAGATATTACATTGAAAGTAAGGGGGATAGTATTAGGAAGTTTTGTTTGGATAATGATATTTTGTACACTTCATTGCATCCGATATTGATGAATTCCAGACCTCTAGGAATAAATATCTTAAAGAAGATTATGGAATCTTGCCCTAATTTAAACGTGAATTGGGTATTAACCGGTAAGGGTGATGTTGAGATCAACCCTAATGAGGTTGATGCTTTAAAAGAACCTAATCCGATTTATGGAAATATTGATCCTGGTTATGAAGCTTTCTTAAAGTATTTGGACAGAGAAACCGCTGTTGAGAAAATAAAGAAGCTGATTGATCTTAGGCTCAATAAAAATGAAGCTAAATAGATTGGGATTTAAAAATGAAGCACAAAACAATACCTTAAGATTGCTTCATAATGCAAAAATTCTAACTACCAATATTAATGTAAAGGATATTGCAATCCTATTGTTGTAATAAATAGCACCGATATGAGATTGTGTGTGTTTGGTATAATCTTAATAAGTATCCCTTTTTGAGACGATTGTGTGATTGTCTTAAAAATCCAAAAAGATATTTTTTACTTTCTTTTAAAGCTACCCCAAAGTGTTTTAATGAAGAGTTAATGTTTGTAATAAGTTTGATGGGTGTTTTATTTTTACATCACCAACTTGTTTGAAAAGTTGAGCAATTTTCTATTCATTCTTTATTGAGTAATCATAAATAGATTGTTTTTATCTGTTTCAATTTTATAAAAACTGAGTTATTTCCAACCAGTTATTGATTCAATTTTTTTACCAGTAAAGCTTTCTTTTTTTGTTCAAAATGCTTGAAATTAGATAAATACGATAAGTAT
Protein-coding regions in this window:
- a CDS encoding DUF6443 domain-containing protein — translated: MKKITFIFFLLFLATIGYSQNNQKVLAAPMPMAAPPPGGGGDRPVTWYRDSDKDGFGDPIRTRLSATKIDGYVAEGDDLDDTNKYITNVAPTQYFYHDSDGDTFGNPNVRVFYSIAPPNYVTNNLDCNDNNAAIKPTTVWYRDGDHDGYGNRSITIIGCIQPADYVINPWDYDDANGAITNITPQTFYRDYDTDTFGSPTVTVYCSVKPDGYVTNNLDCNDGNVAINPNTVWYRDVDGDNFGVREITVLSCTRPAGYTDNGDDCNDSDYDLNPNTVWYIDSDHDTFGAGAGSRFGCAPPLNHDYVLKGGDCNDSNVNVHPDVMWYRDVDGDGFGVTNNFVKSCTQPVGYARESGDCDDGNRFIKPNTIWYFDNDGDGHGAASQTKQSCTKPDRYVDTADDCNDYDVTVYTVRVWYYDNDGDTFGDPAVTVSSCNKPYKYVLNNADYDDRTGNITNIPPRTFYEDYDKDTFGNPNVSVYYSNQPTGYVTNASDYDDRTGNIINIQPRNFYEDYDKDTFGNPNVSLYYSLQPTGYVTNASDYNDRNEFITNIPPQTFYKDFDKDTFGNPNITLYYSIQPTGYVANNTDCDDSNGDLNPNTKWYADNEQDGLGDPSNFVQQCTPPAGKYVANYSDNCPTIAGTSPDCSSLASPSSDYNYIITTTYKEPTNTILQGPTPEKALVNITYFDGLGRPVQQIANKQSTAGKDIITSTGYDDFGRPTKEYLPYAANSSNMAYDANAAENAITFYSAEKYENTANPFSEKKLELSPLGRVIKQAAPGNDWAMDGGHEIKMDYQTNTDTEVKLYRAAANWNAGSGLFDIALSEDGNYAASELIKTVTYDENSSANPTENGGSTVEFKNKEGKVILKRTYESGTKHDTHYVYDTYGNLTYVIPPKADGTINQEVLDGLCYQYKYDYRNRLVEKKIPGKQWEFIVYDKLDRPVATGPANSPFKDDTAVGWLITKYDAFGRPVYTGWSNSTADALSRTTLQNAQNNATVLFETKQTSGAIDGIQAYYSNTVAPTSIKLLTVNYYDNYTFPNVPTIPTTIEGQTVLANAKGLATGSWTRVLTTASTSLGETSTTFYDAKARPIRSYVQNYLDGYTSTDSKLDFSGQLLYTIAKHKRTTGDVELVTKEDFTYSPQGRILTHTHQINGGAIQLLAANTYDDLGQLSSKKVGNNSGTPLQKIDYTYNIRGWMTGINNDSSNNLILNTTEKDLFGFKINYNVVAGSVANLKPLYNGNIAETFWRSNSDGTLRSYGYQYDDLNRLKKAIYQKPGENIPVSGAYNESLSYDKNGNITSLQRFGGSDAPSIIFQIDDLAYDYSNANSNQLTKVTDSPAGNDSQGFIDGNKTGDDYSYDSNGNMITDKNKNITNIVYNHLNLPVKITFGTGNTIAYIYNSAGLKVQKTVNSLLPTPTVTTTNYLGGFQYKDNVLQFFPTAEGYVEPNGSSYKYVFQYKDHLGNVRLSYGDANGDGAITNSEIIEESHYYPFGLKHQGYNSTVTSTNPAQKRLFGGKELQDELGLNMYDYGARLYDPADCTWWGIDPLAEKFSSLSPYAYVANNPTNAIDPDGRDIIFIVTKGDQARNFQYRKGNFYELDANGKYSRRYNPGKESVDPTMYKVLSTYRKIEKSNDSRLKGVLHKLETSKLHHYVETGYKSAVSAYGIPSTSDKNSPVGTRTSYHFSKEDDAEYEKTEGTTDSDDAAVAHEMRHQFDYDIGNMADDTENNEKDPSEIRAVFFENLMRKTLKQLERTQYGKPIDPKDLKEPPSNKFK